The genomic window CCGCCGGTGGGGCCTCAGCCTCGCGACGCTCCAGACGTGGAACAGCATCCGGGCCCTCGACTGGATCACGACGTTGCCCGACGTCGATCCGGAGCGGATCGGCTGCACGGGCGAATCCGGCGGCGGGACGCAGACATTCCTCCTCACGGCCCTGGACCATCGCATCAAGGTTGCCGCCCCCGTCGTGATGGTCTCCGATTCGTTCCAGGGCGGATGCGTCTGCGAGAACGCCGCCGGGCTGCGTCTCGGGACGGACAACGTCGAGTTCGCGGCGCTCGCGGCGCCCCGGCCCATGATCCTGGTCGGCGCCTCCGGCGACTGGACCGCGAAGACGATGACGAACGCCTTTCCCGCGATACGGGGCGTGTACTCCCTCTTCGGCGCGGCCGATCGCCTCGACGCCGCCGTGTTCAACTTCCCGCACAATTACAACCAGACCAGCCGCAACGCGGTCTATGCCTTCATGGGCCGCTGGCTCCTCGGCATGGAAGACAGCGAAGGGACCCGAGAGGGGGCGGAGGCGATCGAGAAGCCGGAGACGCTCTGGACCTTCGGAAAGGATCATCCCGCGCCGGCCTCGCGCAAGACCCCCGCCCAGCTCGAGAAGTCTCTTATCGACGCCCTCTCCAGCGAGTTGCAGGCGCTCGCGCCATCGCGGGTGGATCCCGCGAGATGGCAGGCGGCGAGGGAGTACCTGAAGGTCAGCCTGGCCCATCGCGTGGGTCTCGAGAATCCGCCTGGCGACGGCATCACCCATCGCGACGTCCGCCGGCTCGTGCGCGAGGAATTCACGATCGTGCACGGCGAGCTGACTCGACGCGGGAAGGGAGACGCCGTGCCCGTCGTCCGGTTGATCCCGACGCATCCCGGCGGCCGGCTCTGCGTGATCGCCGACCCGCGGGGACGCGCCGGCCTCCTCGATGCGACGGGCGAGCCGTCTCCGCTCGTCCGGGCCCTCCTCTCGCGGGGAGTCGGCGTCGTCGGCTTCGACCCGCTGTTCGCCGGCGAGACGTTCGATCCCCTCCACCCGGCGACGTCGCCCCCGGATACGGCGCACTTCGACACGTACAACCCGACCCTCGCCCAGGCCCAGATCCAGGACCTGGCCACCGTCCTGGCCTGGTCACGCTCGCACCCCGATGCTCGCGAGGTCTCGCTCGTCGGCCTGGGCGTCGCCGGCCATCAGGCCCTCCTCGCCCGGCCCCTGCTGGAGGGCATCGCGCGGACGGCCGTGGACCTGGAGGGACGTGTTCTGGCCGATGGCGTCGGATCGGTCCCGCCCGCGCTCGACCTCCCGGGCCTGTTCCAGTTCGGCGGCCTGCCGATGGCGATGGCCCTTTCCGCACCCCATCCCTTGCGGATCCACCGTGCCGGGCCGTCCCTCGCCAGGGCCTGGCCGGAAGCCGCCTATATGCTCGCCGACGCTCCGCGGGCAGTCCAGTTCCGCGACGACCCTCCGGGGGCTGAAGTCCTGGCCAGGTGGCTCGATGAAGGGCAGGAATGACGACGACGAGTGCCGGCGACTCCCGGTCGGTGCGAGGACGGCGCGGATGCGAACACCACGGGCTGCCCCGTCATGGCTCGTCATCCCCGTGCGTTTGGGCGAGGAGCTTCTTGAGCCGATCCAGTTCCTCGGGGCCTATCCTCGCCTCGCGGGCGAAGTGGAGCAGGAGCGAGGCCGCTCCGGCGTCGAAGGACCCCTGCAAGAAGGACCGTCCCAGCTCCCTGACGCTCTGCCTGCGGCCGACCGCGGGGCGGTAGACCGGGCGCGTGCCATCCCCTTCGCGACGGAGGATGCCCTTCTGCACGAGGCGGGACAGCAGCGTTCGGACGGTCCGATGAGTCCAGCCCTGCTCCTCTGCGACCCGCCGGATGACCTCCGCCGGCGTCGCCGGGCCGCGGTCCCAGAGGACTTCCATCACGTGCCACTCTTCCCCCGTGATCCGCGGCTCCCCATCGGGCATGCCCGGGCCCTCGCTGGAAATCCCGACGAGAACAGATCGCCATGGCTGCAAGTGTCGTCGGACGACGCGGAAGCGCTCGCGACGTCCGGGGTTCAGATGAGCCCCTTACGCTCAAGGCTCTTGTAGTGGACGAAGGAGTACACCAGCGGGACGAGCGTCGTGATCAGGAGCACGCTGAAGGCCACGTAGAGCGACGCACCCATGACCACGGCGAGGAACCCGACGACTCCGCCGCCGGTCATCAGCCATGCGGCGAGGCGGTGGGTGTCGTTCCAGACCCGGTCGCTCGCGAGCGTCCAGGGGACTCGGAAGCCGATGTAGAAGTTCTTGCGGACCTTCCCCATGACGTTGCCGAGCAGGGCGAAGAAGAGGAACAGGCCGGCGATCAGCGCGCGGCCGATGTCGATGCGCCAGCCGCCCGGCTGTAGCTCCTGCTTCGTGGCCAGCAGGATCACGGCGTTCATGTACGCGAAGAGGCCGAGGGTGACGACCATGCAATAGAGGTATGTCGGCCTGAAGGACTCCACCTCGAACGACTTCGGAGAGAGTGCGGGCAGGAGGGCGAAGAAGACGAGGAAGCCGGTCATCAACGCCGGCGCGAGGAAGGTAGCCCAGGTCTTATCCCCCCACCCGTCCACCTTGCCCTCGATATTCCAGTGGATCGGGACCTGCCGGGGCAGGCCCGGATAGGCCCAGGCGGCGAGTGTCCAGCTCGCCAGGACCAACGCCGCGGCGACTATCCAGTATCCACGGTTCACGACTTCACCTCCTCTTGCCCATCCCCGAACAGGTCCCACAGGCGCGTCATGACGTCCTGCACGACCGTCGTGTTCAGGGAGTAGAAGATCTGCTGACCCTCGCGGCGCGTCGTGACGAGGTCCGCATCCTTCAGGACGGAGAAATGGTGTGACACGGACGGCCTCGTCATGTCGAACGAACTCGCCAGCTCGCCCGCCGTCCGTTCCCCGCCCTGGAGCAGCTGAAGGATCTCCCGCCGCGTCGGATCGGCGAGCGCCCTGAGGATCTCGTTGAGCTTCATCATGCCGGTGTCTTCGCCGGCGCAGGCGGGATATTTAGAAGGCCGTCTAACTACATGCGGCCGGCCGCGGTAGACCCGCCCGATTGCCTCAGGATTGATCGAGGGACAGCCAGGGCGTCGGGGTGACGACGTCCTCGTGGCCAAGGAGCTTCCGGACGATCGCCTCCGCCTGGTCGGACACGACCAGCGGGCGGAGGTGGGCCGGTCGGATGAACCGGCTGGCGATGCCGTGATCCAGGAGGGAGAGCAAGGGGTCGAAATAGCCCCCGACGTTGAGGAGCCCTATCGGCTTGCTGTGGATGCCCAGTGCCTGCCAGCTGAGGATCTCGAAGAATTCTTCGAACGTCCCGATCCCGCCCGGGAGCGCGAGAAACGCCGAGGACCGGGCCGCCATGAGGGCCTTCCGCTCGTGCATGCCGGCGACGACATGGAGTTCGCTGAGGCCGTCGTGGGCGATCTCCTTCGTCGCCAACGCCTCCGGGATGACGCCGACGGCCCGGCCTCCGGCGGAGAGGACGGCGTCGGCGACGATCCCCATCAGCCCGACGCGGCCGCCTCCGTAGACGAGCATGGCCCGGTTGCGGACGATCGCCTCGCCGATGAGCCGGGCGGCCTCCGCGAATGAAGGCGAGTGACCCGCGGATGAGCCGCAGAATACGCAGAGGCTGGAACTCTCGGACATCCGTTCCCCGTTGATCTGGAATGCGGGTCGGTGTGGATGACTTCCCCGTTTCGGGACGGGTATCATAATCGATCTGGCCGCTCCCCCGCGCGGCCCTTTCCGTCCGTGCCCCGGAAGGCCCGCCATGAAAGCCGCTTACATCGAGCAGACCGGCCCGCCCGAGAACATCCTGGTCGGCGACCTGCCGGAGCCGGAGCCCGGTCCGGGCGAGGTCCTGATCCGGGTCAAGGCCGTCGCGCTCAATCCGATCGACCTCTACATCCGCTCGGGGCTCGTCGCCTTCCCGCTCTCCTATCCTTACGTCATAGGCTGCGACGTGGCGGGGACGGTGGAGTCGCTGGGGGCCGGTTGCCGGAAGTTCAAGGAAGGGGACCGGGCCTGGGCGTCGAATCAGGGACTGCTCGGCCGTCAGGGCGTGGCGGCGGAGTATGCCTGCGTCGCCGAGGAATGGCTCCATCACACGCCGGCCCTCCTGCCGGACGACCAGGCGGCGGCCATGGCCATGGTCGGGATCACGGCCCACCT from Aquisphaera giovannonii includes these protein-coding regions:
- a CDS encoding alpha/beta hydrolase — protein: MTPETTAPGGRSIVHASIATTLTALALLAGQPRSAAQLFTAAEIPALADGISLRGPGEAVVRVWTSPAFEWHLAQEGDSVTLRATQSGRGATPYWQRLGTVKHEPGRALRIRVVPDDPATKSPPPLPCLLFLGPEGINLEDALDVVRGRVDSADPSPDRRREQIRTNKEGAEFHAPTTLEAWRDRSKHVREQMLVSLGLWPMPPKTPMSPKIYGKIERDGYTIEKVVLETMPGFTLSGNLYRPSKSEGKIPAILCPHGHWNDGRVNPEVQPRCSRWAKLGAVVFLYDMVGYNDSKPFTHAFLNDRLRRWGLSLATLQTWNSIRALDWITTLPDVDPERIGCTGESGGGTQTFLLTALDHRIKVAAPVVMVSDSFQGGCVCENAAGLRLGTDNVEFAALAAPRPMILVGASGDWTAKTMTNAFPAIRGVYSLFGAADRLDAAVFNFPHNYNQTSRNAVYAFMGRWLLGMEDSEGTREGAEAIEKPETLWTFGKDHPAPASRKTPAQLEKSLIDALSSELQALAPSRVDPARWQAAREYLKVSLAHRVGLENPPGDGITHRDVRRLVREEFTIVHGELTRRGKGDAVPVVRLIPTHPGGRLCVIADPRGRAGLLDATGEPSPLVRALLSRGVGVVGFDPLFAGETFDPLHPATSPPDTAHFDTYNPTLAQAQIQDLATVLAWSRSHPDAREVSLVGLGVAGHQALLARPLLEGIARTAVDLEGRVLADGVGSVPPALDLPGLFQFGGLPMAMALSAPHPLRIHRAGPSLARAWPEAAYMLADAPRAVQFRDDPPGAEVLARWLDEGQE
- a CDS encoding BlaI/MecI/CopY family transcriptional regulator, encoding MPDGEPRITGEEWHVMEVLWDRGPATPAEVIRRVAEEQGWTHRTVRTLLSRLVQKGILRREGDGTRPVYRPAVGRRQSVRELGRSFLQGSFDAGAASLLLHFAREARIGPEELDRLKKLLAQTHGDDEP
- a CDS encoding SdpI family protein codes for the protein MNRGYWIVAAALVLASWTLAAWAYPGLPRQVPIHWNIEGKVDGWGDKTWATFLAPALMTGFLVFFALLPALSPKSFEVESFRPTYLYCMVVTLGLFAYMNAVILLATKQELQPGGWRIDIGRALIAGLFLFFALLGNVMGKVRKNFYIGFRVPWTLASDRVWNDTHRLAAWLMTGGGVVGFLAVVMGASLYVAFSVLLITTLVPLVYSFVHYKSLERKGLI
- a CDS encoding autorepressor SdpR family transcription factor, producing MKLNEILRALADPTRREILQLLQGGERTAGELASSFDMTRPSVSHHFSVLKDADLVTTRREGQQIFYSLNTTVVQDVMTRLWDLFGDGQEEVKS
- a CDS encoding LOG family protein — translated: MSESSSLCVFCGSSAGHSPSFAEAARLIGEAIVRNRAMLVYGGGRVGLMGIVADAVLSAGGRAVGVIPEALATKEIAHDGLSELHVVAGMHERKALMAARSSAFLALPGGIGTFEEFFEILSWQALGIHSKPIGLLNVGGYFDPLLSLLDHGIASRFIRPAHLRPLVVSDQAEAIVRKLLGHEDVVTPTPWLSLDQS